From Saccharibacillus brassicae:
CGTTAAACGTATCAATCGCCTGCGACAAAGCGATTCGGGCCGTGATCACCGCCTGCTTGCCCGGATTCGGATTGCTCGCCACGCCCTGCGCGCTCGTCAGGGAGAGCTGGAACGCCTGCTTCGCTTCTTCCGGGACGCTGCCGTTTCCGTCGCCGACCGGGGTATTGGCCAACAGCGCCTGCGCATCATAAATCTTTTGCGTCAGCAGCTGCGTGTTCACCCCGTCAAAGACTTGTTCAAAATCGGTAATCGCCGATCCCAGCACGACTGCCGCCAGATCGACTTCGGCCTGCAAGGCAAATCGATTGTCGATCACCTGCTCGGCAGCCCGAACCGCCAAAGCGAGCGCGGTTGCGGCTTGTTCCGGCGCTTGGCCTTCACCGCCGCCTACCGGCGTAAGCTCCAGCACAAGCCTGGCATCGCGGATCTTCGCCGACAAAGCCGCTTTATCCGTAACCGGGAATTCCGCCGCTTTCACCGTCAACGTAAAGTCGCGCGATTGCGTCACGTTTCCTTTGATCAGCGTCGCCGCCAGTGTGACGACCGAATCGCCGGAACCGTACACCGCGCGGGTCACCGTTCCGTTCGAAGACAAAAGGCTTTCGTTGTCGGATATCCAGGAAATGGCGGAACCCTGCTCGCCCATACGAGGCAGTTGAACCGAACTCGTTACGGAGTCCGCGTCGTCGCCTGCCTGGAACCCGATCGCCAAGCTTGCGCGGTCCTGCTCGACGGCCAGTCGATTCGAATCGACCGGCGGCGTGACGATTACGGGATCGGAAGGTATAGGCGTAGGAACAGGCGTGGGAGTGGGAACAGGCGTCGGAGTAGGAACAGGCGTCGGAGTGGGAACAGGGGTAGACACCGGCGCGGCCGTTGGCGTCGGAACCGAAGGTTGAGCCGCTGCCGCTTGACCCGGCAGATTAACCGGAGTCCCCGAAGTCGTGACTGCCTGCTTGATCTGGCCGGTGACCTGCGGCAGATTGGTGAAGATCGATGCGGGATTGGCATTGACCGGAAGCACGACGCGCTCGATCTGCACCTCCGAACCGATCGTCAGCTTGGCGTTGGTATTCGTTACGCGAAGCTCTCCAAAATTGACTTTGCCGGACAGCTTCAGCTCTCCTGCGCCGCCGACCTGAAGCTTGGCGACATTGGCGTTCAGCTCGATATCGGAAGCCGAATTTTGAAGCGTCATATTCGAGATCGAAGAACCGTTCACGGTGACATGATTGCCCGAAATTTTCAATTCGCCGGAGGCCGGGAAGCCGTCGGCATTGAAGGTCAGCCGGTTCTCGGCCGTACCGGAATCCATGATCTCGATTTCGCTGATTCCGCCTACGCTGTGACGCGACGTTTTGAACATCAATTTCGCGCCTTCGAGAGCTTGAACGTTGTCGCTTCCGAGCAGCAGCCGTTTGAGCGAATCCGTCACGAGGAGAGGGCGGCCGTCGATCATGATCGTATCGCCGCTTACGGACGTTACGGTCGCCGTCACTTCTTTTTCAGGGAAGATGTTGACGAGGAACGGCGCGATGTCCGCGCGGGTCACGCGTCCTTTGAGGTTGAGGTTCGCGAACGAAGATTCGATCAATCCGAGGCGGGCGGCCGCTTCGACCGAGCCGCGCGCCCAGCTGCTGACCGCTCCGATCGAGGAGGGGTTGACGGTCAATCCGCCGGATGTATTTTGCCCGTTTACGGCGCGGAGCAGGACGGAAGCCATTTCTTCGCGGGACACGAAAGATTGCGGCCGGAAAGCTGATCCGCTTCCGTTCATCAGACCCGCCCGGCGGGCCGCTTCGATATAAGGAAGGCTCCAGCTTGCCGCAGTAACGTCTGTAAAAGAAGAAGTCGTGCCGCTCTCAAGCGGGAGCTCCAATGCTTTGACCAGCAGGATCGCAAACTCTTGGCGCGTCAGTGCCTGGCCCGGTCTGTATTCGTTGTTGGGGAAGCCCGTAATTAACCCGAGACGGGCCGCTTCCCGGATCGCCTCTGTCTGTTCCGGCGATACGCCGGCCAGGTCATTGAACGATACGTCCGTGCTCGGGGTCGCCGCAAACGCAGATGTGCTGCTTGTTCCTGCTGCTGCTGTAAAAATAGCGCTTGCGAACAGCCAGGCTTTCCAATTAATCTCCATTATCTATGATCTCCTCTGAATTCGCCGAATATCCTACCTTGTTGACATCGACCGGAGCCCACGCTTTCATAATGAAAATATTAAAATTTGAAGTAAATTTGAGGTTGGCCGGAACCCGGCCTCACTTTGCCGGGTTCCAACCGAACCGTTCCGGCCGAAAAGCGTGCTGCCAAGGCTCCGCTTCCCGTCCTTCGGCACAGTCCGCGACCCTCTTCGCCGTCACCGGGCTCAGCAGGATGCCGTTGCGGTAATGGCCCGCCGCGAAGATCACGCGCTCCGCGCCCGGCAGCCGCCCGATCAGCGGCCGGCCGTCGAGCGTCGCCGGGCGCAGCCCCGCCCAGCGGTGAAACGGCTGCGCCTTTTCCAGCGCGGGCAGCATCCGCTTGTTCCAGCGCGTCAATCGCGCGATGCCGTGCTCCGTCACGCTCGTATCGAAGCCCGCGACGTCTTCGGACGCGCCGCAGACGAGCGTCCCGTTCGCTTTTTGCACCAGATAGCCCTGGCTGCCGAACACCATGTGCCGCAGCGGCACCTGCTCCGCGCCCCAGGCGTACGCGCAGATCTGCCCGCGGATCGGCTGCACGGGCAGGCGCAGCCCGAAGCGGCCGGCCCATCCGCCGGCCCAGGCCCCCGTGCAGACCACGAGCCGGTCCGCCCGGAAGGTCGCGCCGGAAGCTCCGGCCGCGTCCGCCGGGCTGCGTTCGGCTGCCCAGCCTTCGCGCGCCGCGCCCTGCCCGCCCGCCTGCATCGCCGGCTGCCGCTCCCCGCCCGCTTCCGCGCCGGCGTTCCGCGCGCCGAGCCCGGATGCCCCGTCTACGCCCCGGCCGCTCGCCCGGACTTCCACGCCGCGTGCCCACTGCGTCGGCTCCAGCTCGCCGAGCCGTTCGCGGATCTGCACGCCGACTTTCACGCAGGCGCTTTTCAGCGCTTCGACGAAGTCCGGCGCGTAAATATGGCTCTCTTCCGGCGTATGCAGCGCCGCGACCACGGCCGGCGACAAGCCCGGCTCGGCCGCGCGCAGTTCGCCGCCGCGCAGGATCGTGCCGCTCGATCCGCGGCTGCGCTGCCAGTCCAGCCGGCGCTCAAGCGCCGCCAGGTCCGCTTCGTGGTAAGCGGCGTACAGGCTGCCGCACTCCGTATATTCGAAGTCCCGGCCGGACAGCTCCCGGACCTGCCGCTGCCAGGCCGGATACAGGTCGAGGCTTGCGCGGCACAGCGCGAAGAACTCGTCCGGCGAATCCGGATTTTCGGAATACGGCGCGAGCATGCCGGCCGCCGCGCCGGACGCCTGCCCGCCGCAGGCGCCGGCTTCGAGCAGCGTCACGTCCGCGCCGCGCAGCCGAAGCTCCAGCGCGCAGGACAAGCCGATGATACCTCCGCCAAGCACGAGGAACGAATCGTTCATGGCCGCTCCCCCGCTCATTCCACGATCAGCGACTCGAAGCCGCTGCTGGCCGACGCGTACCGCTTCTTCGGCATCCGGCCCGACAGATAGGCGAGCCGGCCGCCTTCGATCGCAAGGCGCATCGCCCGTGCCATGCCGACGGGGTCCTGCGCTTTGGCGACCGGCGTGTTCATCAGAATCGCCGAAGCGCCGAGTTCCATCGCCAGCGCCGCGTCGCTGGCCGTGCCGAGGCCCGCGTCGACGATGACCGGCACGTTCGACCGCTCGACGATCAGGCTAATATTGTAGGGATTCAAGATGCCGAGGCCGGTGCCGATCGGCGCGCCTCCCGGCATGACCGCCGCCGCGCCCGCTTCTTCCAGGCGCCGGCACATGACCGGATCGTCCGAGATGTACGGCAGCACCGTAAAGCCTTCCCTGACGAGAATCTCGGTCGCCCGCAGCGTCTCGATCGGATCGGGCAGCAGCGTCCGCTCGTCGGCGCAGATCTCCACCTTGATCCAATCGCTAAGGCCCGACGCGCGCGCAAGCCGCGCGATTCGCACCGCTTCTTCCGCCGTGCGTGAGCCCGACGTGTTCGGGAGAAATTGGTAAGCGCCCTGCTCCAGATGCTGGAGAATCGAATCGTCTTCCGCCGCTTCCAGATCGACGCGCCGGATCGCGAACGTCAGCACTTCCGTGCCGGACGCGGCGATCGCTTCGGTCTGCACGAACGGGTTCGGGAACAATCCTGTCCCGAGGAAAAAGCGCGACTGCATGTTCAGGCCGCCGAGACTCCAGCCGTCGCCGCCGGGTTCGATCCGCTCTGCCGGCCGCGCCGAGTCGGCGCGGCCCTCTGCTCCCGCTGCTGCTTGGCCGTTGTCGTATCCGTATTCATCTTCATATTCGTTCATCGGTTCAGCCTCCTCCCACAAAATGGACCAATTCGATCTTCATGCCCGGCGTGACCGGCGTCGACGCCCACTGCTCCGACGTGCGCACCTCGCCGTCCACTTCCGCCACGATCGGCCGCCCGGTCAGACCGAGCCGCTCCACGACGTCCGCCAAAGTGGCGGCTTCCAGCTCTTGCCTGCTTCCGTTTATGATCAATTCCACCATTCGAAGGCTCACCCTTTCCTGTCCAGTATGCGAATAAACGCCCGGCATGCCTCCGCGGGATCGTCGCTGCCGACGATCTCGCTGACCGCGCACAGCCGCGTCGCGCCGGCCGCGATCACGTCGTCCGCATTGTGCAGCTTGATGCCGCCGATCGCCACGAACGGAATGCCGATCCGCTCGGACACTTCGCGGATATAACCGAGCCCGACCGGCGCGACGACGTCGGCTTTGGTCTGCGTGGCGTACACGGGACCGGCGCCGATATAGTCCGCGCCCTGCTCCTGCGCCAGCAGCGCTTCTTCGATCGCATGCGTCGAGATGCCGACGATTTTGGAGCCCATGCGCCGCCGCGCTTCTTCGAGCGGCACGTCGCCCTGTCCCAGATGCACTCCGTCCGCGTCCACTTCCAGCGCCAGGTCGATATGGTCGTTCACGATGAACGGAATGCCGTAACGCCGTGTCAGCTCCCGCAGCGATCGCGCTTTGCGCAGCCGCTCCGCCGGATCGCTGTGCTTGTCCCGGAACTGGACAATGTCGGCGCCGCCGATGATCGCCTGCTCCATGACGTCCGCAAGTTCGCGTCCCGGATGAAAGTTCTCGCCGGTAATCGCATATAATCTGAAGTCCCGCAAAAGATTCGCCTCCCTGTTTTTTCACATTCGATTTCGATTTCGATTCCGTTCTATGCCCCTGTCTTGCGCCTGCGTCTGCCCTGCTGGGCAACCCGGCCTAATCCCCGACATACCGGTCGTAAATCGTGCGCGCCCGAACGGGATCGTCCGTCCCCTGCACAAGCACCCGCCCGTCCGCGAACAGCACGATCCGCTCGCCGCCCGGCAGCTCGGCCCGGATCAGGTACGGATTCGCTTTGAGGCTGCGCGCCGCCGGCGCAAGGCGCCGCTGCCACGATTCCAGCTCGAACGGCGCGTGTCCCGCGATCTGGATCGAATCGCGGCCGCACAGCGACAGCGTCGTCTCCGCTTCGCGGGCGAGCGCCGGATATTCCCGCAGCCCGCAGCAGGGACAGTCCGGCCGCGCGCGCACCGAACCGAGTTCGTGCTGGCGATTGTTCCAGACGTCGATGGACAGCAGCGTGCCGCGCCGCGCTTCGCGGTCGCCCACGAGATATTTGAGCGCTTCGGCCGCCTGGTAGGAAGCGACGATATCGACGATCGGCGCGATCACGCCGACCGTGTCGCACGTCTCGCCGCCGGAATCGGCGGTCGGGATGAAGCAGCGCAGGCACGGCGTCTCGCCCGGCACGAAGATCGCGCTCATCCCTCTCGACCCGACCGCGCCGCCGTACACGAACGGAATACCGTGCGCGTAGCAGGCGTCGTTGAGCAGGAACCGCGTCCGGAAATTGTCCGTTCCGTCCAGTACCAGGTCGACGCCGTCCAGCAGCTGCGCGATATTGCCGGGCGTCACGTCGGCAAACACCGCTTCGATCTCCACGGACGAGTTGATCCGCTTCAGCTTGCTCTCTGCCGCCACCACTTTGGGCAGCGACCGCTCCGCGTCTTCTTCGTCGTACAGCATCTGCCGCTGCAAGTTGCTGCGCTCCACGTAATCGCGGTCCGCCATGCGCACCTTGCCGACGCCGGCGCGGACCATATGGTTCGCCAGCACCGTGCCGAGCGCGCCCATGCCGACAATGCACACGGCGCGTTCCGACAGCTTGCGCTGTCCTTCGGCGCCGATCGGCGCGAACAGCTTCTGCCGGGAGTACCGTTCGTCGTCCGCCCCGCCGCCTGCTTGCGCAGCGGCGTTCCGGGTTATTTCCGTTGTTTTCGATAGGTCGTCGTTCATGATCGTCCTCCCCGCTTTGTGCGTGAACAAACAAAAAAGCCATTCGGAGAATACACGAATGGCTTGAACAATTCGAATGAGGTTCTCTACGCCAGCATTACCTGGATCAGATTAACGGTCCGGGGCACAAGGCTCCCATCTCAGCCGGACTTCATCCAGCACCCGCATTCATATTCGGTTTGAATTCAGCATAACGAATCGTTCGACGCTTGGCAACGGGGAGATCGGCCGGCGATTCGACTTTTTTTGCGCCAAGCGTACGCGATACCTGTTTAGGAGAAGCCGTTATGAGTTTATAACAGAACATACTTAGTAGAAATCCGTCTTTTTCCGACATTATCTACGTTTATTCGCTCTCTTTTTCATACTCCTATTCCTATTTTACGCAAATATTTTAATAAATGGTTTTTTCTTTGTCCCGAAACGTTTATTTATTTGGAGGTGCGCTTTGCTTAAGACGAGTTATATCGACGTGATGGACGTTTTGTCCGAAAAATTGTACGCCTCGGCCGCCCAAATCGTGGATACGGCCTGCAAGATCATTCCCGCGAACACGTTTTGCATCGCGTTGAGCGACGAATACGAGACCAAAGTGCTCAATACGATCAACCGGAGCGCCGTCATTTTACAGGAAGGACTCGTGATCGACCACACCGATTCCTACTGCCATCTGGTGACCGAACACGGCCCCGAGCCGCTCGTGATCGACGACAACCGGAACCACCCGCTGACCCGGAATATGGACGTGACCCCTTTTATCGGCGGCTGCTCGTTCATGGGCGTCACGATCAAGGACGGCGACGGCCGCGTGTTCGGCTCGTTGTGCGCGTTCGACGACAACTTTTACGCGTATCAACCGCAGGACGTCGAGCTGCTGCAATCGCTGGCCGCTTTTTTCGAAAATATGCTAACCCTCGACCATACGTACCAGAAATGGCGCGAAGCCGAGCAGGAACGGAAAAAGACGCTCGAAGAAAAAGCGAATCTGCTCGCCATTCTCAGCCACGAGATCCGCACCCCGATGAACGCGATTCTGAACATGGGCGAGATGCTCGAATCGACGCATCTGTCGGAGACGCAGCGGCAGTATTTGCGGCTGATCCATTCCAGCGGCAGTTCCCTCATGACGATCCTCAATCAGATCCTGGATTATTCCAAGCTCGATTCCGGCAAAATGGAAGTCGTGTACGAACCGTTCTCGCTCAGGGGCTGCCTGGTCGAAGTGCTGCAGCTGTTCCGCTCGGAAGCCGCCCGCAAAAACGTCAAGCTGAACGAGGTCATTCCGATGCATATGCCGGATCTCTGGATCGGGGACGAGAACAAAATCCGGCAGATCCTGATCAACCTGCTGTCCAACGCGCTGAAGTTCACGGAAGAAGGCGAGATCCGGATCGAAGCTTACGTCTCCGCCGAATCCGGAACAGGCCGGGAGACGAGTCTAGCGGTGCTGCCGCTGTCGTCCGCCTCGGGCGCCGCGCTCGAAGACGACCGCGAGGCCAACGTGCATCTGACGTTCACCGTCACCGATACCGGCAGCGGCATCTCGGAAGACAAGCAGCCGCTGCTGTTCCAGGCGTTCACGCAGCTGCATACGGCCAACTACGTCAACCGCTACGGCGGCACCGGGCTCGGCCTGTCGATCTGCAAGCAGCTCGTCGACCTGATGAACGGCGAGCTGCGGCTGAAGCATTCGTCGGCGACAGGCAGCTGCTTCTCGTTCAGCCTGCCGGTCGAGCTGCCCGAATCGGCCTGGGGCCGGTAAGCGGGCGGTAAGCCGACTGGCCGGCGAACCATCGGAGCATCGGGCTGTCTGGTGAAATCCAAGCGGCCCGGGCCGGTCGTTCCGCTTCCTGCGCTTTTCGTATAATTCCGTATAAGCATGCATGTTCAAGTCCGGAACTTTAAACCTGCGTGCCGCGAACGTCCGTACTCCAAGTACGGACGTTTTTGGTATGCCCTGCCTGCTAACGTCCGTACTTCAGTAGGGGCGTTTTCGTATGCTCTCCCTTCCAAATGTCCGATCTTGGTGCGACGGGCATTTTTGGCGTGCCTGGTCTGCGAATGTTCGAAAATTGCGGCTCGATCCGTTCTTTTCCGCGTCCAATGTCAGGTTTTGCTATGAAAATACGTACGTATTTCCGGCTGAGCGCTCAAATTTGCGATTGACAGCGCTCCCTGTATACCGATATATTTAGTGATGTTGATAATCATTATCAGAATCATATTTCTCATTTTATTGCATTTTTATTCACCGCGTAGACTTTTGCTCCACCCAATAAGCTTTCCACACAGAGAGGGGTTCATCATGAACAGAAAAAGAAAATATTCGCTCCTGACCGCCATGATCTCGATTCTGCTGGTTCTGGCGCTCGTCGGCTGCGGCGCGCAGCCGGCCGCTACGACTCCCGATTCGGCGACGACCGAAACGGCTCCGGCCGCGGACACGACGACAGCTGCCGAAGAAGAACCGGCTGCCGCCGACGCTTCGGCCATGGAATACCCGGTTACGATCAAGGGCGCGCTGGGCGATGCCGTGATCGAGAGCAAGCCTGAACGGATCGTCACGATCCAATGGGGCAACCAGGACGTAGCGCTCGCTTTGGGCGTCGTACCGGACGGTTTCTCCGCCGCCAACTTCGGCGTACAGGACGACAGCGGACTGCTGCCGTGGACGAAGGAAAAGCTGGACGAGCTCGGCGCAGCCGACCCGAACGTGTTCCAGGACACGGACGGCCTCGACTTCGAAGCGATCTCCGATACCAAGCCGGACGTGATCCTCGCCGCTTATTCCGGCATCACGCAGGAAGATTACGACACGCTGAGCGAGATCGCTCCGGTCGTCGCTTACCCGACGTCCCCGTGGACGACCAAATGGCGCGAGCAGGTTCAACTGATCGCCCAGGGCATGGGCATGCCGGCCGAAGGCGAGAAGCTGATCGCCGACACCGAAACGCTCATTAACGAGAAATTCGCCGCCTACCCGCAGCTCAAGGACAAAAAAATCGCCTGGGTCAACTTCTCCTCCGACGATCTGTCCAAGCTGCACATCTACACGCCGGTCGATACGCGCGTCTCGTTCCTCGAAGAGATGGGCCTGACTTACCCGGAGAGCATCACTTCGCTGATTACCGATCCGGACAGCTACTCGCTTGAATTGAGCGCGGAGAACGCCCAGGCGCTGAACGACGTCGACCTGATCGTCGGCTACGGCGACGACCAGCTGCTCGAAGCGCTGCAGGCCGATCCGCTGCTCGGCAAAATCCCGGCCATCGAACGCGGTTCCGTCGCTTTCATCACGGCGGATACGCCGCTCGTCGCGGCCGGAACGCCGACGCCGCTGTCGATCGCGTACACGATCGACGATTACATGAAGCTGCTCGGCGCTGCCGCCGACAAGGTTAAATAAACAAGATGAACCCGATTACGGTCTCGAGCGATCACCGTCCGAGTCCGCACATCCCGAAGCATTTCCTTACGGTACTGATCGTGAGCCTGATCCTGCTGGGAGCGAGTATTCTCGCCTCCCTCGCATTCGGCTCGCGGGCAGTGCCGTTTCACGATTTGATCGACGGTTTGTTTCGTCCGGAGAACGACTCCTACGAAGCGAACATCGTTCGAAAACGGATCTCCCGGACCGTGTTCAGCCTGTTCTGCGGCGCGGCGCTCGGCGTATCCGGCTCGCTGATGCAGGCCGTGACGCGCAATCCGATCGCCGATCCGAGCATACTGGGCGTGAATACGGGAGCTTCTCTGTTCGTGGTGTGCGGCATGGCTTTCCTGAATATGACGACGGCCAGCCAATACATCTGGCTGGCAATGGCCGGCGCCGCGCTTACGGCGGTATTCGTGTTCGGCGTCGGTTCCCTGGGGCGCGGCGGAGCCACGCCTATCAAGCTGATTCTGGCCGGAGCGGCCACGAGCGCGGCTCTCTCCTCGCTCGTCACGGCCATCCTGATCCCGCGTTCCCACGTCATGGACCAGTTCCGCTTCTGGCAGGTCGGCAGCGTCGGGTCGGGCACGTGGAGCAGTATCGGAACGTTCCTCCCGTTCCTGCTCGTCGGCCTGCTGATCGGCTTCCTCACTTCGCCGGCGCTTAACGCGCTGGCGCTCGGCGACGAGACCGCCAAAGGCCTCGGCGTCAAGACCGGCACGCTGCGGCTGATCGCGGCGCTCGCCGGCGTGATCCTGTGCGGCGCGACGACCGCGCTGGCCGGGCCCATCGGCTTCATCGGCCTGCTGGCGACCCATGTGGTCCGCCTCATGGTCGGACCGGACCTGCGCTTCGTCATTCCGCTGTCGGCCGTCGCGGGCGCGATCATCCTGACGGTATCCGACGTCTTCGGCCGGCTGATCGGCAGTCCGGGCGAACTTGAAGTCGGCGTCGTGACCGCCTTCGTCGGCGCTCCGATTCTGATCATTCTGGCGATGAGAGCGAAGGTGCGTTCCTTATGACCCTGACTTCCAAACTCGCGGTGCCGGCGGCGTCCGTCGAATTCATCCGCGCGGGCCGGCGGCAGCGGGCGCGCCGCTGGATGCTCGTGACCGGCATCCTCACGCTGATCGCCGTCTCGCTGTGCGCCGCCATGCTGATGCTCGGCAATACGATCTATCCGCTCGACCAGGTCGTTCGCGCCCTGTCCGGCGAGAAGATCAAAGGCGTCTCGTTCGCCGTCGGCACGCTTCGCCTGCCGCGCATGCTGGCCGGCTTGTTCGCCGGCTTCGCGTTCGGCATCGCCGGCTACACGTTCCAGACGCTGCTGCGCAATCCGCTCGCCAATCCGAACGTGATCGGCGTTACGTCCGGCGCAAGCGCGGCCGCCGTCTTCTGCCTGACCGTGCTTCAGGCAAGCGGCGCGGTCACGTCCGCCGCGGCTGTAGGCGGCGGACTTGTCACCGTGATCGTCATCTACATCTTGGCCCGCGGCAAGATCTTCTCGATCGGGCGGCTGATCCTGATCGGCATCGGCATTCAGGCCATGCTCGACTCGGTCATCTCGTACCTGCTGCTGATCAGTTCGGAAAAAGACGTCCCGGCGGCGATCCGCTGGCTGTCGGGCAGCCTGAACGGTTCCAAGATGAGCGAACTGCCGCCGCTCGTCCTCATCGTGCTGATCTGCACGCCGATCCTGATGGTGCTGGGCAAGCATCTGCACGTGCTGGAACTCGGCGAACAGACCGCCTCTTCGCTCGGCGTCAGCACGGACAAGACGCGCATCGCGCTGATCGTCTGCGCAGTGTTCGTCGTCTCGATCGCGACCGCGACGACGGGACCGATCGCTTTCGTCTCGTTTCTGGCCGGACCGATCGCCAAACGGCTCGTCGGCAGCGGCTTCCACGGTCTGATCCCGGCGGGGCTCGTCGGCATCAATCTCGTGCTGGCCGCCGATCTGATCGGGCAGTTCGCTTTCGTCTACCGCTTCCCCGTGGGCGTCGTCACCGGCCTGCTCGGAGCGCCGTACCTGATCTTCCTGTTAATCCGCATGAATCAGAAAGGGGAATTGTGATGAAGCCGAACCATATTTTCCGGGCCGAGCAGGTCGTCGCGGGCTACGAGCACAAGACGGTCATCAACGGCGTGGACCTGACGATTCCGGGCAGCCGGATCAGCGTCATCATCGGCTCGAACGGCTGCGGCAAATCGACGCTGCTCAAAGCGCTCGCCCGGCTGATCAAGCCGACTTCGGGCAGCATTACGCTCGACGGCAAGCCGATCGCCAAATATCCGTCCAAGCAGCTGGCCCGGATCATCGGGCTGCTGCCGCAGTCCCCGATCGTGCCGGAAGGCATCTCCGTCGCCGATCTCGTCGGCCGGGGACGCTTCCCGCACCAGTCGCTGCTCGGCGGCTGGTCCAAGCAGGACTACGCCGCTGTCGCCGAAGCGATGGAGCTGATGGACATTACGGAGTTCGCCAACCACAATATCGACGAATTGTCGGGCGGCCAGCGTCAGCGCGTCTGGATCGCCATGGCCATGGCGCAGCAGACCGACATCCTGTTCCTCGACGAACCGACGACGTTTCTCGATATCACGTACCAGGTCGAGATTCTCGACCTGCTGACCGACCTCAACCGCAAGCACGGCACGACCATCGTCATGGTGCTGCACGACATCAATCTGTCGGCGCGCTACGCCGACCATATCTTCGCGCTTCAGGAAGGACGGCTGGTCGC
This genomic window contains:
- a CDS encoding S-layer homology domain-containing protein, giving the protein MEINWKAWLFASAIFTAAAGTSSTSAFAATPSTDVSFNDLAGVSPEQTEAIREAARLGLITGFPNNEYRPGQALTRQEFAILLVKALELPLESGTTSSFTDVTAASWSLPYIEAARRAGLMNGSGSAFRPQSFVSREEMASVLLRAVNGQNTSGGLTVNPSSIGAVSSWARGSVEAAARLGLIESSFANLNLKGRVTRADIAPFLVNIFPEKEVTATVTSVSGDTIMIDGRPLLVTDSLKRLLLGSDNVQALEGAKLMFKTSRHSVGGISEIEIMDSGTAENRLTFNADGFPASGELKISGNHVTVNGSSISNMTLQNSASDIELNANVAKLQVGGAGELKLSGKVNFGELRVTNTNAKLTIGSEVQIERVVLPVNANPASIFTNLPQVTGQIKQAVTTSGTPVNLPGQAAAAQPSVPTPTAAPVSTPVPTPTPVPTPTPVPTPTPVPTPIPSDPVIVTPPVDSNRLAVEQDRASLAIGFQAGDDADSVTSSVQLPRMGEQGSAISWISDNESLLSSNGTVTRAVYGSGDSVVTLAATLIKGNVTQSRDFTLTVKAAEFPVTDKAALSAKIRDARLVLELTPVGGGEGQAPEQAATALALAVRAAEQVIDNRFALQAEVDLAAVVLGSAITDFEQVFDGVNTQLLTQKIYDAQALLANTPVGDGNGSVPEEAKQAFQLSLTSAQGVASNPNPGKQAVITARIALSQAIDTFNASKIVVDKKALSGRIDEAAFLLSDLKVGTRQGQVGQAPYQELGTALQTAQATYNDETVSQQTINNRVAELGGKIQALKDSIVLTDIELLKSTIYAAELMLQNTVVGTDPGKVTMSGANALTYAKHAAIVVRDEPASTAAQITAAIDSLNLAVVAFEQARVPELTISLAPNAEFVLNNTESAKVYISNLAGTNNDTTYQYTMRNILDLVRVKKGDQEQFLKYQQGSGEYMIYDDAAFQYETGRTLTITSVDPELRIVGAFKGTEISQINLSDNTKANIEISLFKQGVEISGVKIPVTINHDKPVWTSAVYDPSTTKFVLTSSKPIALAKRGYMEPSEVKSSSVTLQYSQMGWFERGYFEEYLDVKFEVNGNQLTLLLDPNLKGKYRPEGSLFRVILNDITDRAYNEADIQKFDFDVPQ
- a CDS encoding FAD-dependent oxidoreductase → MNDSFLVLGGGIIGLSCALELRLRGADVTLLEAGACGGQASGAAAGMLAPYSENPDSPDEFFALCRASLDLYPAWQRQVRELSGRDFEYTECGSLYAAYHEADLAALERRLDWQRSRGSSGTILRGGELRAAEPGLSPAVVAALHTPEESHIYAPDFVEALKSACVKVGVQIRERLGELEPTQWARGVEVRASGRGVDGASGLGARNAGAEAGGERQPAMQAGGQGAAREGWAAERSPADAAGASGATFRADRLVVCTGAWAGGWAGRFGLRLPVQPIRGQICAYAWGAEQVPLRHMVFGSQGYLVQKANGTLVCGASEDVAGFDTSVTEHGIARLTRWNKRMLPALEKAQPFHRWAGLRPATLDGRPLIGRLPGAERVIFAAGHYRNGILLSPVTAKRVADCAEGREAEPWQHAFRPERFGWNPAK
- a CDS encoding thiazole synthase, which codes for MNEYEDEYGYDNGQAAAGAEGRADSARPAERIEPGGDGWSLGGLNMQSRFFLGTGLFPNPFVQTEAIAASGTEVLTFAIRRVDLEAAEDDSILQHLEQGAYQFLPNTSGSRTAEEAVRIARLARASGLSDWIKVEICADERTLLPDPIETLRATEILVREGFTVLPYISDDPVMCRRLEEAGAAAVMPGGAPIGTGLGILNPYNISLIVERSNVPVIVDAGLGTASDAALAMELGASAILMNTPVAKAQDPVGMARAMRLAIEGGRLAYLSGRMPKKRYASASSGFESLIVE
- the thiS gene encoding sulfur carrier protein ThiS; the protein is MVELIINGSRQELEAATLADVVERLGLTGRPIVAEVDGEVRTSEQWASTPVTPGMKIELVHFVGGG
- the thiE gene encoding thiamine phosphate synthase, with translation MRDFRLYAITGENFHPGRELADVMEQAIIGGADIVQFRDKHSDPAERLRKARSLRELTRRYGIPFIVNDHIDLALEVDADGVHLGQGDVPLEEARRRMGSKIVGISTHAIEEALLAQEQGADYIGAGPVYATQTKADVVAPVGLGYIREVSERIGIPFVAIGGIKLHNADDVIAAGATRLCAVSEIVGSDDPAEACRAFIRILDRKG
- a CDS encoding ThiF family adenylyltransferase, with the protein product MNDDLSKTTEITRNAAAQAGGGADDERYSRQKLFAPIGAEGQRKLSERAVCIVGMGALGTVLANHMVRAGVGKVRMADRDYVERSNLQRQMLYDEEDAERSLPKVVAAESKLKRINSSVEIEAVFADVTPGNIAQLLDGVDLVLDGTDNFRTRFLLNDACYAHGIPFVYGGAVGSRGMSAIFVPGETPCLRCFIPTADSGGETCDTVGVIAPIVDIVASYQAAEALKYLVGDREARRGTLLSIDVWNNRQHELGSVRARPDCPCCGLREYPALAREAETTLSLCGRDSIQIAGHAPFELESWQRRLAPAARSLKANPYLIRAELPGGERIVLFADGRVLVQGTDDPVRARTIYDRYVGD
- a CDS encoding ATP-binding protein, which produces MLKTSYIDVMDVLSEKLYASAAQIVDTACKIIPANTFCIALSDEYETKVLNTINRSAVILQEGLVIDHTDSYCHLVTEHGPEPLVIDDNRNHPLTRNMDVTPFIGGCSFMGVTIKDGDGRVFGSLCAFDDNFYAYQPQDVELLQSLAAFFENMLTLDHTYQKWREAEQERKKTLEEKANLLAILSHEIRTPMNAILNMGEMLESTHLSETQRQYLRLIHSSGSSLMTILNQILDYSKLDSGKMEVVYEPFSLRGCLVEVLQLFRSEAARKNVKLNEVIPMHMPDLWIGDENKIRQILINLLSNALKFTEEGEIRIEAYVSAESGTGRETSLAVLPLSSASGAALEDDREANVHLTFTVTDTGSGISEDKQPLLFQAFTQLHTANYVNRYGGTGLGLSICKQLVDLMNGELRLKHSSATGSCFSFSLPVELPESAWGR